A part of Rattus rattus isolate New Zealand chromosome 4, Rrattus_CSIRO_v1, whole genome shotgun sequence genomic DNA contains:
- the Crygs gene encoding gamma-crystallin S: MSKTGAKISFYEDRNFQGRRYDCDCDCADFRSYLSRCNSIRVEGGTWAVYERPNFAGHMYILPQGEYPEYQRWMGLNDRLGSCRAVHLSSGGQYKIQIFEKGDFSGQMYETTEDCPSTMERFHLREIHSCKVLEGTWIFYELPSYHGRQYLLDKKEYRKPVDWGAASPAVQSFRRIVE, encoded by the exons ATCAGTTTCTACGAAGACAGAAATTTTCAAGGCCGCCGCTATGACTGCGACTGTGACTGCGCAGACTTCCGCTCGTACCTGAGTCGCTGCAACTCCATTAGAGTAGAAGGTGGCACCTGGGCTGTGTACGAAAGGCCCAACTTCGCGGGGCACATGTACATCTTACCCCAGGGCGAGTACCCTGAGTACCAGCGTTGGATGGGCCTCAATGACCGCCTGGGCTCTTGCAGAGCTGTTCATCTG TCTAGTGGAGGCCAGTACAAGATTCAGATCTTCGAAAAGGGTGACTTCAGTGGCCAGATGTACGAAACCACGGAGGACTGCCCTTCCACCATGGAGCGGTTTCACTTGCGGGAGATCCACTCCTGTAAGGTACTAGAAGGCACCTGGATCTTCTATGAGCTGCCCAGCTATCATGGCAGACAGTACCTTCTGGACAAGAAGGAGTACCGGAAGCCCGTGGATTGGGGTGCAGCGTCCCCCGCTGTCCAGTCATTCCGCCGCATTGTGGAGTGA